Genomic DNA from Entelurus aequoreus isolate RoL-2023_Sb linkage group LG25, RoL_Eaeq_v1.1, whole genome shotgun sequence:
TCTTCTGAACTTTACATGGATATTTTGCGCAAAACAGCCCATGTTTGGCCATAATATGGAGCTCCGCTCAGAGCAGATTTATTGACCTTTATGGCTCCTCCAGCTGTGTTTGGGATGCATATAAAAAGGGCGGACACCTCCGCATCCTGACATTCACACATCACCAGGTCATCTTGCAGGTAGGCTCCAACCTCCACATTCACCTCCTTTCTGAGCCGTTTTTTTTGCTTGAATGAATGATCGCTATTTCGCTAACGTAAAAATAATTAGTGACATGTACGCGACTAAACCGGTGTGTTGTGTTGCAACGTCAACGTGACAATTATGTTGGTTTTGTTCACGGAAAACTTTGCAGCCTGGGCGGGTTCTTTAGGGGAAGGCAGAGGGTGAGGCTGTTAAACCAGTCATGTCTCAAGCCGAGACAAACGCAGCCACTGACTCAGTTTCTGTCCAATCTGGCAGGGAGCAACCATGTGTTTGAACAGCGGGTATCCGTGCAACTGCCTGGCAGACGGCGGCCCTTGCGAGCCCTGCAGAATAACCAAAGATGCCGGGGACGCGGAGGGACACCAGCCCTTGCCCGGCGCCATCAGTTCAGAGTCCCTGAGCGAGTTTGAGCACCCAGAGAAGACGTCCAGCCCTCCCTCCAAAGAACGGGACAGAAACTGGGGATGGATCCTCTCCGGGGTCATTTTCATCAACATCCTGATGCTCGGGATCGCGCTGGTCAGCGGCAGCGCCTACAGCCACGTGGACATCAGCATGTCTGAGCTACAGGTTTTCCTGGTAGTCATCATCATCCTCACCTGCATCTGGATGGTTTACTACATCATCTTCACGGCTAGGATCGAAAACGCCGTGGCTTACAGGGACGGACATGCCGGCCCCGTCTGGCTTAGGGGTACGTACATCTTCATGCGTCGACTTCGACAATGTTTTCGTGATCAATCCCTCTAATATTGTCATCGCCTTTAGGAGGAATGGTGTTGTTCGGACTGCTCAGTATCATCATGGACATTTTCAAGATCGCAAGCTACGTGGGCTACCTTCACTGCGAGTCGGCCAGCCAAGTCGTTTTCCCCGGAGTGCAACTTGTATTCATTGTCGTGCAGGTACACATAATTCAAGTACTTTGACGAATTAGTGACGAGGAATGGGTCGGACATGTTCATGTTTAAGTGTATAATCTGTTTGCAGACTTATTTCTTGTGGGTCCACGCCAAGGACTGTGTCCAGCTCCAAAGAAACCTTACACGGTAAACGATTGTTCTTCCTTTTGCAATCCTTAACAATGGGCTGTAATATTTGATATTCTGTAGAACCTCAACAAGGAAATCCAATACTGTTCCCTGATTTGTCTGTATTTCGTAATACAGACTGGGTTTACCAAAGAGTCTTAACTTAAGTTTTAGGAATCTCTGCCTTCGGACAAAAATGCAAAGGGTAGGAAATATTTCAGCTAAACATTCTTGACGTTCTCAAAAGTTTGAAgttcactgctattttgaaaacaTAAAACCAATAGAACACTCTACCAAAAGACTTCATCGGCTGTTGATTTCTGGACCAAAGTCTGGAACGACGGCACACTTGACTCTTGTTTGAACTGATAATGGACTTCAAAGTTGTATTTCCCCTCAAAATAATATATCAGGGCTGCGCCAATTCCTAAATGTCGGGTTCCTGACAAAAATGTCACCCCAAAGACCATCCGGTTTTTCCAAAATAACAAAATCTAAACAAAAAAGATAGCCTGGCTGTAAGTTTTGATGCATACTGCGGCTTGTATCTAATTTATTTAGTTTACCATTGACTGCAGACTTCAGAAACATCTTTGCTGTCACTGAAGCTTCGCATTGAGGTATCAACTTCATAAAACCAGAATAACAATCGTTAATTATTGTTTCCAAAACACTACAAACTGTACATGTCAATCATATATAAAAATAGGTTCTGTTCCCATACACGTTtattgtctttggaggtggggccTTCAGAGGCACCTTCTTCTGAATTGTCTTTGGCCATCCATTAGTTTTGACTGACTACAATACGAATGGTCCTGGGACTATCTAGACAATTTTGTTAAGTGGTGGCACAAAAGGCAAAGAAGAACCCATTTTAGTTGGTATACaggagtttattttttttaccattttacatCACTCAGGCATCATTGGAAGAATCCGACACCTTGGAATTTGAATACCATCGTCTGTTCATTGCACTCTGAGAACCAGGAAGAAGCCTGCCTATTAACAGACACTCTGAGTGTTAGTCGGCCTTAGGGTACATCTGTAATATGAGTGACATACGTAACTATGTAAAGAACAAACGTAATGGGGATTTTTGTGTTActctgtatttgttaccttcacaAAGACTTTGACGCAAATGGCttcttattgtgtgaatgatccaaagcattcacacatatggttttctccaccaaaattcatctatttattattcaacttattattcttctccagattttggcgcgttctaccttccaaatttttcatccgattcaaaccgttccaacttcaaactgctcagcttattcgggaatcgcgggctttcccttgccaaattccaaaaattcccagatttcccagaatcccaggttttccaggacatttttcccattcaaaaggaaTCGGCTATTTTACAAATCtccaccgtttccacatttttcaacctattcaaaaccattccaccttcaacacattccaccattctagaaattcaaactatcatttttaaagttccaaaaaattccaggattttccagaagtcctgcttttccaaagccctatttccacccttttttctggcaacaactcctcccacatttttcaacccacttcaaccgttccaccgtcaaaacattcctcttagttaggacaaaaaaccaagttgttttttggactggaaacattcccggtttttccccaaattccaggaattccgtgataccatttctcaattcaacatgttactacttcagaatttctcgaccgatttgaaaaattccaacaccaaccatttcaactcattcaacaaTTCAAgttcagcctgttcgggaatcgctagcttttccttgacaaattccccaaattcctagatttcccagaattccaggtttgctGGGACATTTTCccccgttcaaaatgaattggccatttttcaaacttccaccatttccacattttttaccattttcaaaaaaattccagattttcccgaaattccctaataccatttactacttcaacattccttgcccgatttaaacaattccaacaccaaccaattcatctcattcaggacattcatgctactaatcattttcaaaaatatcccgcttttcccaaaattcccaaatttccaggaagttcccattgaaatgaatgggacatttttccaagttgcacaatccccacatttttcaacctattccaatCGTTCcagcttcaacacattccaccattcaagaaattcaaactatcattttcccaagttccaaaaaaattccaggattttccagaattcctgcttttccaaagccctatttccacccttttttctggcaacaactcctcccacatttttcaacccacttcaaccgttccaccgtcaaaacattcctcttagttaggacaaaaaaccaagttgttttttggactggaaacattcccggtttttccccaaattccaggaattccgtgataccatttctcaattcaacatgttactacttcagaatttctcgaccgatttgaaaaattccaacaccaaccatttcaactcattcaacaaTTCAAgttcagcctgttcgggaatcgctagcttttccttgacaaattccccaaattcctagatttcccagaattccaggtttgccgggacatttttccccgtttaaaatgaattggccatttttcaaacttccaccattaccacattttttaccattttcaaaaaaattccagattttcccaaaattccctaataccatttactacttcaacattccttgcccgatttaaacaattccaacaccaaccaattcatctcattcaggacattcatgctcctaatcattctaAAAaatatcccgcttttcccaaaattcccaaatttccaggaagttcccattgaaatgaatgggacatttttccaagttgcacaatccccacattttacaacctattcaaaccattccaccttcaacacattccaccattccagaaattcaaactatcatttttaaagttccaaaaaattccaggattttccagtattcctgcttttccaaagccctatttccacccttttttctggcgactactcctcccacatttttcaacgcatttcaaccgttccaccgtcaaaacattcctcttaattaggacaaaaaactatATTGTTTTTtggactggaaaaattcccagtttttccccaaattccaggaattccgtgataccatttctcaattcaacatgttactacttcagaatttctcgaccgatttgaaaaattccaacaccaaccatttcaactcattcagaccattcaagttcagcctgttcgggaatcgCTGGCTTTCCccagacaaattccaaaaattcctagATTTCCCagcattccaggttttccgggacatttttccccgttCAAAAtggattggccatttttcaaacttccacaatttccaatttttttttaccattttcaaaaaaattcccgattttcccgaaattccctaataccatttactacttcaacattccttgcccgatttaaacaattccaacaccaaccaattcagctcattcaggacatgtatgctactaatcattttcaaaaatatcccgcttttcccaaaatccccaaatttccaggaaattcccattgaaatgaatgggacatttttccaagttgcacaatccccacatttttcaacctattcaaaccgttccaacatcaacacattccactcatcctggacatttaaactaacactttcccaagttcccaaaaattccaggattttccagaattccagcttttccaaagccctatttccacccttttttctggcgactactcctcccacatttttcaacgcacttcaaccgttccaccgtcaaaacattcctcttaattaggacaaaaaactaagttgtttttttaactggaaaaattcccggttttccccaaatcccaggaattccgtaataccatttctcaattcaacatgttactacttcagaatttctcgaccgatttgaaaaattccaacaccaaccatttcaactcattcagaccaagttttttaccattttcaaaaaaattcccttttttcccgaaattccctactaccatttactacttcaacatgttactacttcaaaatttctcgaccgatttgaaaaattccaacagcaaccatttcaactcattcagaccaaattttttttcccattttcaaaaaaattcccttttttccccgaaattccctaataccatttactacttcaacattcctttcccgatttaaacaattccaacaccaaccaattcagctcattcaggacatttatgctcctaatcattttcaaaaatatctcgcttttcccaaaattcccaaatttccaataagttcccattgaaatgaatgggacatttttccaggttgcacaagccccacatttttcaacctattcaaactattccaccttcaacacattccaccattctagaaattcaaactatcatttttccaagttccaaaaaattccaggattttccagaattcctgtttttccaaagccctatttccacccttttttctggcgactactctacccacttcaaccgttgcaccgtcaaaacattcctcttaaataggacaaaaaactaagttgttttttgaactggaaaaattcccagttttctccaaattccaggaattccgtgataccatttctcaattcaacatgttactacttaaaAATTTCTCGACagattagaaaaattccaacaccaaccatttcaactcattcagaccattcaggttttttaccattttcaaaaaacttcccgcttttcccgaaattccctaataccatttactacttcaacattccttgccagatttaaacaattccaacaccaaccaattcagctcattcaggacattcatgctcccaatcatttttttttaaatcccgcttttcccaaaatttccaggacgttcccattgaaatgaatgggacatttttccaaattgcacaatccccacatttttcaacctattcaaaccgttccaacatcaacaaattccactcatcctggacattcaaactaacactttcccaaagttccaaaccaaatttgatatgatttagatttattggtccccgttgggggaaattcattttcactgccgtacatttattcatattattatatgATTAATATACAGATTACATCAATTCCGGGtttcttggaaattcaaactcttaaacattcaaaccattccaacattcaaaccatttcagcgatcaaaccattccaacattcaaaccatttctacattcatcctacgtTCCATTAGCtcttcagttcagcgtcagctcttcaacattcaaaccattccaacattcaaactattcttacattcatactacaatctgtcagcatttcagttgaacttcacacgcaattccttcaggaattgcctcttctcgtTATTAATGTTTTTCCATTCTTCTTCCTATACGCAGCTGTGGTCTGATGCTTTCCCTCTCCGTTAATCTCGTCTTGTGGATGGCTGCCGTCACGGACGAGTCCCTTCACCAAACGGCTCACCCGGAAGAACATCATGACAATGACACGCACGACGCGGAGGACGATCACGCCAACGATACGCACAAACTCTTCGGACGCAGCCTGTACATCAGCAAAGGTATGCAACAGGGTCGACGTTGTTCGAATGCCAGCTCGTTGGCAACAAAGATAACGCCTCTTCTTTCGCGTCACAGCCAGTTTCGGCGAGGACCAGTGCGAATGCAGCCATAGTTCGTGCAGCCTTTTCCAAGGCGCCTACTTCTACTTGTACCCGTTCAACATCGAGTACAGTCTCTTCGCCTCGGCCATGGCCTACGTCATGTGGAAAAACGTCGGCCGACTCACGCACAACCCCCACAACCACAGTCACGCCCACAAATTCCATCTGAAGGACGCGTTGGTCGGCCCCTTGGTGGGAGTCCTTCTGGTCTTCGTGGGTTTGGCAACTTTCATCGTGTATGAGATGGACATGAAGAAGGCTGACAATGACGAGAAGCGGGATCACGCCCTCATGATCCACTTCGTCACCAATATAGTCATTATATCCCTCATGCTGGTGGCGACCGTGGTTGGCGCAACCGTCTACAAGCTGGACCGCAGGGAACACGATTCTGAAAAGAACCCCACACGCAGCCTGGATGTAGGCCTCCTGGTGGGAGCCTCCATGGGCCAGTTCATCATTAGCTACTTCACCATAGTCGCCATGGTGGCGCTCGGAGCCCCGGGCCTCCTGAACAGACTGAACCTGACCTGGGCTATCCTGATGGTGCTCCAGATCGGCCTGCAGAACTTCTTCATCGTGGAGGGTCTTCACAGGGAGCCTTTCCACGAGGAAGAGCACCACGAGCCCATCCATGTGGTGGCGAACCACCACATTATGGGGCTCCCTGGCAAAGATCTGAGTGGCCTGGAAGGATCGGAGATAAGCTTCAAGGCCAGCCCGGGGCCGGGAGTGAGCCCATTTGGCCACATTCCACACTACCGACACAAGCTGTCGTGGAAGAGGCGAGTGCTGAAGGAGGTTTCCGTCTTCCTGCTGCTGGCCAAcatcattgtgagtcttaaaatgcagtttaaaaaaaaaaaatcagtatttgACATTATTTTCTCTCTTCTCTTCCTTCTCCAGCTGTGGATCATGCCAGCATTCGGTGCTCGCCCTCAGTTTGACCACCCCGCCGAGGCTGATTTTTACGATTTCAACATGTGGGCCGCCATTGTGAACGTCGGCCTTCCATTCGCCATCTTTTACCGCATGCACTCCGTGGCCAGCCTTTTAGAAGTGTTTGTCAACTCTTAAGAGGACAACAATTCCTTTAATTTatgaaatctttttttaaatagattattcTATTCAGGGTCAcaggtaagctggagcctatcccagctgatttgGACAAAAACCATGGACTGATATCACAAGGCTGACATAAGTTGATAAACCATCACACTCACTGGACCATTTTTTAGTGTTCAGTTGTGATATCATAAGTGAAGTAAGTGGGGAAAAGCCCACTCAAGTGCTACAAAACATGCAAACACCATTCTGTGCTGTGTAAGGCAGACACACAATTGTACTGCCCCACCCAATTGTTTCTGTCGTATTAACGTGAAATGTGAATGCATTGATATTTTCCAAAAACTAAAATGTCTTGTAAAGTTGTGACTGATGTTATTcttcaatgtttgttttttaaggaAGTAATATGCTGATTCTTATaccttgtaaatgtttttttttatcattttcagATGCTGATGAAGATAGATACATTTAGTTTGCACTGTTTATAATTTTCAGCTCgtgtatgtacagaataaacacaaaaaaagtaataaaaaaaactttaaaacaaGTTGTCCttttaaaagtcattaatttaCCAAGTGGAAAAATAGTATTCCTTTATTAAAGGAACATGAACATGAATCTGAGCCTGAGGCATGATATTTATTGATTGTCAGCAgccattttattcattattaatttaagcCCATAAAGCAAAGGTGAATGTGTTGTTTATTCCCTACTGGTGCATACAGTAATAAGACACATTATCactttgaccacagaactttcctccagaaggtcttatctttgtccatgtgatgtcagatgaaacaaaaattgagctgtttggccacaatacccagcaatatgtttggaggagaaaaggtgaggcctttaattccagtaACACCAtttctaccgtcaagcatagtggtggtagtattatgctctgggcctgttttgctacctaaaatcatcagcccggaggttgggtcttgggcgcagttgggtgttccaacaggacaatgaccccaaacacacgtcaaaagtggtaaaggaatggttaaatcaggctagaattaaggttttagaatggccttcccaaagtcctgacttaaacgtgtggacaatgctgaagaaacaagtccatgtcagaaaatcaacacatgtagctgaactgcaccaatgttgtcaagaggagtggtcaaaaattcaaccagaagcttgtggatggctaccaaaagcgccttattgcagtgaaacttgccaagggacatgtaaccaaatattaacattgctgtatatatatatatatatatatatatatatatatatatatatatatatatatatatatatatatatatatatatatatatatatatatatatatatatatatatatatatatatatatatatatatatgtatatatatatatacatatatatatcacgatgtatacaaaaatgtatacaaacttgtaaagaacataatatatatatatatatatatatatatatatatatatatatatatatatatatatatatatatatatatatatatatatatatatatatatatatatatatatatatatatatatatatatatatatatatatatatatatatatatacctggcaCTCAGATAATATTATATTGGGAATTGGCAGAATCAGATGGATGCCTCGTATTAAATAAAAGCAAAAATAAATTGATAACAAACACAAGGAAAATCTCAAGTCCTTCATATAAATGAGCATTTACCCAATTGAAATAAGTATGCATAGATTCAAAGTCAGGCACATTTGAAGACGACCCTTTGATGATGCGAACTGGCATTTTTCTTTCAAAGAATTCATACGATAAATAACAAGTTTAAAtactgaagaaaaacaaaaatctCATGTGTTGACCACAAATAGTGTTTTGAATGGTCAATAATTAGGCGGAAGAACTGGACTTTCATTCAGGCAGTGTAAAGACAGCCCGGGGTCCTTCAACGTCGTCATGTTTACAAAGgtaccaggaagtgaaacacaaCTTGCCAAAATGCCACAGGTAACCcttttgtatttgtttgtttttcttgtaGTTTACTAACCACGCGTTGCCTATTTATGTATTAGCTTCAACAGTTTCCTTCGAAACTGCCCTTTTCCCCCTTAACAGCCCTTACTGAGAGAAGCACGTCGACGTGCTGGTTTTGAGTTAGCATGGTCGTTTAGCTGCttatgttttcttgtttttgttgtcACAGAGCTCACAAAACACAGACGCTCCTCTTTTTGGGGAAGATGACGACAAAAGAAAGAGCAAACTCAGGTTAAAATGATGTTTTATGTGCTTATACATTGTGCCACTTCATGCttatacaataatattaatacattgagtaaacaacctcaaagtgctacagtgtattaaaaaaaataaaaaatacaaactagaacatcccaatagctagaactagtatgcatacatctaaaaaaaaaaggctttttttttttttttttttttaaagaagggtttttaagccatttttaaaagcatccacagtctgtggtgccctcaggtggtcagggagagcgttccacagactgggagcggcggcgcagaaagcccggtctccgaATAAGTCAATCAGATGTCGACTTCATTGTTGACCTCCTATGTTTTCCTCAAAGCAttgaaataaataagaaaaaaaaagaaaacataaatACAACAACTCTAAATGAGCTAGAAATGTAACAGGAGTTTGAAttgatttggaacatgcatgcatacatcatgatacatcacacatgcatgcatacaacatgatacatcacacatgcatgcatacaacatgatgcatcacacatgcatgcatacaacatgatgcaccacacatgcatgcatacaacttgatgcatcacacatgcatgcatacaacatgatgcatcacacatgcatgcatacaacatgatacatcccacatgcatgcatacaacatgatgcaccacacatgcatgcatacaacttgatgcatcacacatgcatgcatacaacatgatgcaccacacatgcatgcatacaacttgatgcatcacacatgcatgcatacaacattatacatcacacatgcatgcatacaacatgatgcatcacacatgcatgcatacaacatgatgcaccacacatgcatgcatacaactttatgcatcacacatgcatgtatacaacatgatacatcacacatgcatgcatacaacatgatacatcacacatgcatgcaacatcacacatgcatgcatacaacatgatgcatcacacatgcatgcatacaacacgatgcatcacacatgcatgcatacaacattatacatcacacatgcatgcatacaacacgatgcatcacacatgcatgcatacaacattatacatcacacatgcatgcatacaacatgatacatcacacatgcatgcatacaacatgatacatcacacatgcatgcacataacatgatgcatcacacatgcatgcatacaaaatgATGCATCAcaaatgcatgcatacaacatgatacatcacacattaatgcatacaacatgatacatcacacacgcatgcatacaacatgatgcatcacacatgcatgcatacaacgtgatgcatcacaaatgcatgcatacatgatacatcacacatgcatgcatacaacatgatacatcacacatgcatgtatacaacatgatacatcacacatgtatgcacacaacatgatgcatcacacatgcatgcatacaacttgatgcatcacacatgcatgcatacaacatgatacaccacacatgcacgcatacaacatgatgcatcacacatgcatgcatacaaattgatgcatcacacatgcatgcatacaacatgatacaccacacatgcacgcatacaacatgatgcatcacacatgcatgcatacaacatgatacatcacacatgcatgcatacaacatgatacatcacacatgcatgtatacaacatgatataccacacatgcatgcataaatTGATTCATCAcaaatgcatgcatacaacatgatacatcacacattaatgcatacaacatgatacatcacacgtgcatgcatacaaattgattcatcacacatgcatgcatacaacatgatgcaccacacatgcatgcatacaacatgatgccagtttctctattcaacgtgctcgaaaaggagtaagaagaagcagagcttgtttaatcctaccccttttcctttacatagcagttgctacaacgttttgttcacttcctgttctcaatttattaacaatatactccataagtaataacaataaaaaaataataaacaataattagtgaagtaagttttttttcatatggtgagataagtaagattatctagaaaatgaatggatggatgatataaattcagaatgtttatcatggttcttctttgtaatttgtaaacactttaagtttaaagagtttcttgaagtggatcattttagtacattgtttgatttctttgcttagtcCATGCAAATGTTGTTCATCGTGTAACAATCCTTGTCTTTCCGTGAAGACATCCAGTGGTCTCCTTCCTGCACCTCTTCTTCCGAACAAGTGCCATCTTTGTCTACTTAATGTGTGACTTCTTCCGCGGTCACTTTATTGCCTCCATGGTCACAATCATTCTCCTGCTATCCTGTGATTTCTGGACAGTCAAGGTGAGTTCCAACTTTTAAAAAGgtttaatatacactatattaccaaaagtatttggcgaCCCATCCAATGTTCCTACAAACAttcgtgaaagaatgggccgctctcaggagctcagtgatttccagcgtggaactgtcacaggatggcacctgtgcaacaaatccagttgtgaaatgtcctcgctcctaaatattccaaagtcaactgttggctttattataagagaatgtaagagtttgggaacaacagcaactcagccaccaagtggtaggccacgaaaACTGACAGAGGGATCAGCGGATGccgaagtgcatagtgcaaagaggtcgcccacGTACAGTgcgcagagagcttcgtggaatgggtttccatggccgagcagctgtatctaagccatacatcaccaagtccaatgtagAGCGTCGGACGCAGTGGTGTaaataaagcacgtcgccactggactctagagcag
This window encodes:
- the LOC133642843 gene encoding proton channel OTOP2-like isoform X2, whose amino-acid sequence is MCLNSGYPCNCLADGGPCEPCRITKDAGDAEGHQPLPGAISSESLSEFEHPEKTSSPPSKERDRNWGWILSGVIFINILMLGIALVSGSAYSHVDISMSELQVFLVVIIILTCIWMVYYIIFTARIENAVAYRDGHAGPVWLRGGMVLFGLLSIIMDIFKIASYVGYLHCESASQVVFPGVQLVFIVVQTYFLWVHAKDCVQLQRNLTRCGLMLSLSVNLVLWMAAVTDESLHQTAHPEEHHDNDTHDAEDDHANDTHKLFGRSLYISKASFGEDQCECSHSSCSLFQGAYFYLYPFNIEYSLFASAMAYVMWKNVGRLTHNPHNHSHAHKFHLKDALVGPLVGVLLVFVGLATFIVYEMDMKKADNDEKRDHALMIHFVTNIVIISLMLVATVVGATVYKLDRREHDSEKNPTRSLDVGLLVGASMGQFIISYFTIVAMVALGAPGLLNRLNLTWAILMVLQIGLQNFFIVEGLHREPFHEEEHHEPIHVVANHHIMGLPGKDLSGLEGSEISFKASPGPGVSPFGHIPHYRHKLSWKRRVLKEVSVFLLLANIILWIMPAFGARPQFDHPAEADFYDFNMWAAIVNVGLPFAIFYRMHSVASLLEVFVNS
- the LOC133642843 gene encoding proton channel OTOP2-like isoform X1, which codes for MALESEVHQGATMCLNSGYPCNCLADGGPCEPCRITKDAGDAEGHQPLPGAISSESLSEFEHPEKTSSPPSKERDRNWGWILSGVIFINILMLGIALVSGSAYSHVDISMSELQVFLVVIIILTCIWMVYYIIFTARIENAVAYRDGHAGPVWLRGGMVLFGLLSIIMDIFKIASYVGYLHCESASQVVFPGVQLVFIVVQTYFLWVHAKDCVQLQRNLTRCGLMLSLSVNLVLWMAAVTDESLHQTAHPEEHHDNDTHDAEDDHANDTHKLFGRSLYISKASFGEDQCECSHSSCSLFQGAYFYLYPFNIEYSLFASAMAYVMWKNVGRLTHNPHNHSHAHKFHLKDALVGPLVGVLLVFVGLATFIVYEMDMKKADNDEKRDHALMIHFVTNIVIISLMLVATVVGATVYKLDRREHDSEKNPTRSLDVGLLVGASMGQFIISYFTIVAMVALGAPGLLNRLNLTWAILMVLQIGLQNFFIVEGLHREPFHEEEHHEPIHVVANHHIMGLPGKDLSGLEGSEISFKASPGPGVSPFGHIPHYRHKLSWKRRVLKEVSVFLLLANIILWIMPAFGARPQFDHPAEADFYDFNMWAAIVNVGLPFAIFYRMHSVASLLEVFVNS